A genomic window from Agreia sp. COWG includes:
- a CDS encoding family 43 glycosylhydrolase codes for MKRTALVRSLVAATAFALTVPLLSAAPALAAADDHLVLSYALDETGGTVAVDGSGHGRDGSIVGGAMTAGSAGLVLDGVNDHVALPADVLAGLDSITVSTQVLVRAEQATPYFIFGLGNAATSNSGSGYLFATGNAYRAGITTGNWSGEKVVNSGANLQRGVWKTLTYTLDDASDTARLYLDGAQVAVTTGVTVKPSELGSGKTAANYIGRSNYSTDRYLAGSVRDFRIYDAALTDEEIAALQPSDADRTGRDAEALSLGDVSAVTSNLTLPATGANGSTVTWASGTPSVISETGVVTRPASGQDAATVTLTATVSRGSSVETRPFAVTVLPLPSDQYDVDTAAAALSIATLGDVRGNLTLPTTSADVTLTWSSSNPAVIAADGVVVRPDADTPVVLTATLTKGAATTTRDFAAQVRKAAPKAGYEGYAFAYFTGNSLAGENIFMAASKGNDALNWNELNGGKPILTSSEGTKGLRDPFLIRSPEGDTFYLIATDLSIGSGTSWGDAVHTGSQYLEVWQSNDLKTWSPQRHIKVAPDNAGMTWAPEAYYDDTIGSYVVFWASALYAADDPGHTGNTYHRMMYATTRDFVTFSDAVVWQDQGVSRIDSTVLKDDGTYYRFTKDEGAGGTGCSDIIQESSTELRATLESWTVLDSCIGRDAGTSAVEGPTAFKANPGDINGDKFYLFVDEYGGRGYIPLETADIANPNWKVAAKYDLPASPRHGTVIPVTAAELEALNSTIAQPPAPAPVNDDGEILRYDFDNGTGGVVKDVSGNGQDGTVNGGATWADGSLTFDGSDDYVGLPDNLLAGVTDVTVEADVWIDSAQSGAYFIYGLGNTLSGAGNGYLFTSGNGYRTSIATGNWTTEQTVSQGTNLPRGQWAHLVYTLEGTTATLYLDGIAVGTATVTTKPGDIGNGSTTANYLGRSNYDGDNRFKGKYREFALYDRALSASEVLAGSGNTGALVGVTLAESDALKTAPIVNSATHEVTFPVKPGTDLTALTPVFSTADGVVATPASGTTQNLSAPVTVTLTPSGAGAATTWTLRAVEMGSPSIPGLYADPNIVAFGDTFYVYATSDGYPGWGGKEFYVWSSKNLVDWTRSEAPILTLDGTNGNVPWASGNAWAPTIAEKDGKFYFYFSGHNAGLDRKTIGVAVADSPEGPFTAQPEAMILNNEAVTSGQAIDPAAFTDPATGKHYLFWGNGAPVYAELSDDMLSIRPETLKTISGLTDFREGSFVNFRDGLYHLTYSIDDTGSENYKVGYATSTSIDGPWTYRGVILQKDSSQGILATGHSSIVNVPGTDDWYIAYHRFAIPGGDGQHRETTIDKLTFDATTGLINEVTPTLTSVEPQTIVDAQPLAAAITGTPRVGETLTASASAPWTATGFSWSRDGVAIEGATGSSYLLTASDVGGTIGASVTASKPLWDPASAVASVGPVLAAGGTGPGDATPAQLQLATTTLTAGQPFTVTGSGFGAGERIEFTLFSTPTSLGSAESDAEGTLTATLTVPAGIEEGAHTLRAASADSADIAEIAVTVKAAAGTGGAIPGSDPAGGSPSGPLASTGLAIGWSLAGAAALVAAGLLLVLRRRRRSVS; via the coding sequence ATGAAACGTACCGCCCTCGTCAGATCACTCGTGGCCGCAACGGCCTTCGCCCTCACCGTTCCGCTGTTAAGCGCCGCCCCCGCGCTCGCGGCGGCCGACGATCACCTCGTGCTCTCGTACGCGCTCGACGAGACCGGCGGCACGGTCGCGGTCGACGGCTCGGGCCACGGTCGCGACGGTTCGATCGTCGGGGGCGCGATGACAGCCGGATCTGCCGGTCTGGTACTCGACGGCGTGAACGACCACGTCGCGCTGCCGGCCGATGTGCTCGCGGGCCTCGACTCCATCACCGTGAGCACGCAGGTGCTCGTCCGCGCTGAGCAGGCAACGCCGTACTTCATCTTCGGACTCGGCAACGCGGCAACCAGCAACTCGGGCTCCGGGTACCTCTTCGCCACGGGCAATGCCTATCGCGCCGGCATCACCACCGGCAACTGGAGCGGCGAGAAGGTCGTGAACTCGGGGGCCAATCTGCAGCGCGGCGTCTGGAAGACCCTCACCTACACGCTCGACGACGCCTCCGACACTGCCCGCCTCTACCTCGACGGCGCGCAGGTCGCCGTGACCACCGGAGTAACCGTGAAGCCGTCGGAACTCGGCAGCGGCAAGACGGCGGCGAACTACATCGGCCGCTCGAACTACTCCACTGACCGCTACCTGGCGGGCAGCGTGCGCGACTTTCGCATCTACGACGCCGCCCTGACCGACGAAGAGATCGCGGCGCTCCAGCCGAGCGATGCCGATCGAACCGGTCGCGACGCCGAAGCCCTCTCCCTGGGCGATGTCTCTGCGGTCACATCGAACCTGACCCTGCCTGCGACCGGGGCCAACGGATCGACCGTCACCTGGGCATCCGGCACGCCGTCGGTGATCTCGGAGACTGGTGTCGTGACGCGGCCGGCCTCGGGCCAAGACGCGGCCACGGTGACGCTCACGGCCACGGTGTCGCGCGGCTCGTCGGTCGAGACCCGCCCGTTCGCCGTGACCGTGCTGCCGCTTCCCTCTGATCAATACGACGTCGATACGGCCGCCGCGGCGCTCAGCATCGCCACCCTCGGCGACGTGCGCGGCAACCTGACCTTGCCCACGACCTCGGCCGACGTGACCCTCACCTGGTCGTCGTCGAACCCGGCCGTGATCGCCGCAGACGGGGTTGTCGTGCGACCGGATGCCGACACCCCGGTCGTGCTCACGGCCACCCTCACGAAGGGTGCGGCCACGACCACCCGCGACTTCGCGGCGCAGGTGCGGAAGGCCGCCCCGAAGGCCGGCTACGAGGGCTACGCGTTCGCCTACTTCACCGGCAACTCGCTGGCCGGCGAGAACATCTTCATGGCCGCGAGCAAGGGCAACGACGCGCTCAACTGGAACGAGTTGAACGGCGGCAAGCCGATCCTCACCTCCTCCGAGGGCACCAAGGGGCTGCGCGATCCGTTCCTCATTCGCTCTCCCGAAGGAGACACGTTCTACCTGATCGCCACCGACCTCTCGATCGGCAGCGGCACCTCGTGGGGCGACGCGGTGCACACCGGCAGCCAGTACCTCGAGGTGTGGCAGTCGAACGACCTGAAGACGTGGTCGCCGCAGCGGCACATCAAGGTCGCCCCCGACAACGCCGGAATGACCTGGGCGCCCGAGGCGTACTACGACGACACGATCGGCTCCTACGTGGTGTTCTGGGCATCCGCCCTCTACGCCGCCGACGATCCCGGCCACACCGGAAACACGTACCACCGCATGATGTACGCCACCACGCGCGACTTCGTGACCTTCAGCGACGCGGTCGTGTGGCAGGACCAGGGTGTCTCGCGCATCGACTCGACCGTGCTGAAGGACGACGGCACGTACTACCGCTTCACCAAAGACGAGGGCGCGGGCGGCACCGGCTGCAGCGACATCATCCAGGAGTCATCCACCGAGCTGCGCGCGACCCTCGAGTCGTGGACCGTGCTCGACAGCTGCATCGGCCGCGACGCCGGCACCAGCGCGGTCGAGGGCCCGACGGCCTTCAAGGCCAACCCCGGCGACATCAACGGCGACAAGTTCTACCTGTTCGTCGACGAGTACGGCGGACGCGGCTACATTCCGCTCGAGACCGCCGACATCGCGAACCCGAACTGGAAGGTCGCCGCGAAGTACGACCTGCCGGCCAGCCCGCGCCACGGCACCGTCATCCCGGTGACCGCAGCAGAGCTCGAGGCCCTGAACAGCACGATCGCCCAGCCGCCGGCCCCGGCGCCCGTGAACGACGACGGCGAGATTCTGCGCTACGACTTCGACAACGGCACGGGCGGCGTCGTGAAAGACGTCTCGGGCAACGGGCAGGACGGCACCGTGAACGGCGGCGCCACCTGGGCCGACGGCTCGCTCACCTTCGACGGCAGCGACGACTACGTCGGCCTGCCCGACAACCTGCTGGCCGGCGTCACAGACGTGACGGTCGAGGCGGATGTCTGGATCGACAGCGCACAATCCGGAGCCTACTTCATCTACGGCCTGGGCAACACGCTCTCGGGCGCGGGCAACGGCTACCTGTTCACCTCGGGCAACGGCTATCGCACGAGCATCGCGACCGGCAACTGGACGACGGAGCAGACCGTCTCACAGGGCACGAACCTGCCGAGGGGGCAGTGGGCGCACCTCGTCTACACGCTCGAGGGCACCACCGCCACGCTCTACCTCGACGGCATCGCCGTGGGCACCGCCACGGTGACCACGAAGCCAGGCGACATCGGCAACGGCAGCACCACCGCGAACTACCTGGGCCGGTCGAACTACGACGGTGACAACAGGTTCAAGGGAAAGTACCGCGAGTTCGCTCTCTACGACCGCGCCCTGTCGGCGAGCGAGGTGCTCGCGGGCTCCGGCAACACGGGCGCCCTGGTCGGCGTGACCCTGGCCGAATCGGATGCGCTGAAGACCGCGCCGATCGTGAACAGCGCAACGCACGAGGTCACGTTCCCCGTGAAGCCCGGAACCGATCTGACCGCGCTCACGCCGGTGTTCTCCACAGCCGACGGCGTCGTCGCGACGCCGGCATCCGGCACGACGCAGAACCTGAGCGCGCCCGTGACGGTGACGCTCACGCCGTCTGGCGCAGGCGCGGCCACCACCTGGACGCTGCGCGCGGTCGAGATGGGCAGCCCCAGCATTCCGGGGCTCTACGCCGACCCGAACATCGTGGCCTTCGGCGACACGTTCTACGTCTACGCCACCTCCGACGGCTACCCCGGCTGGGGCGGCAAGGAGTTCTACGTCTGGTCGTCGAAGAATCTGGTGGACTGGACGCGCTCCGAAGCGCCCATCCTGACCCTCGACGGCACGAACGGAAATGTGCCCTGGGCATCCGGCAACGCGTGGGCGCCGACCATCGCGGAGAAGGACGGAAAGTTCTACTTCTACTTCAGCGGCCACAACGCCGGGCTCGACCGCAAGACGATCGGCGTGGCCGTGGCGGACAGCCCAGAGGGGCCGTTCACGGCGCAGCCCGAGGCGATGATCCTGAACAACGAGGCCGTCACCTCTGGCCAGGCGATCGACCCGGCCGCGTTCACCGACCCGGCCACCGGCAAGCACTACCTGTTCTGGGGCAACGGTGCGCCGGTCTACGCCGAGCTCAGCGACGACATGCTGTCGATCAGGCCGGAGACCCTGAAGACGATCTCGGGGCTGACGGACTTTCGCGAAGGCTCGTTCGTGAACTTCCGCGACGGGCTCTATCACCTGACCTACTCGATCGACGACACCGGAAGCGAGAACTACAAGGTGGGCTACGCCACGTCGACGAGCATCGACGGGCCGTGGACCTACCGCGGTGTGATCCTCCAGAAAGACAGCTCGCAGGGCATCCTGGCCACGGGCCACAGCTCGATCGTGAACGTGCCGGGCACCGACGACTGGTACATCGCGTACCACCGCTTCGCCATCCCCGGCGGAGACGGGCAGCACCGCGAGACCACCATTGACAAGCTCACGTTCGATGCGACGACGGGCCTCATCAACGAGGTGACGCCGACCCTGACGAGCGTCGAACCACAGACGATCGTGGATGCGCAGCCGCTGGCCGCCGCCATCACCGGCACGCCGCGGGTCGGCGAGACCCTGACCGCCTCGGCCTCGGCGCCCTGGACGGCGACGGGCTTCTCGTGGAGCCGCGACGGCGTGGCCATCGAGGGCGCGACGGGCTCGTCGTACCTGCTCACGGCATCGGATGTCGGCGGCACGATCGGTGCCTCGGTCACGGCCTCGAAGCCGCTCTGGGATCCCGCCTCCGCCGTGGCGTCGGTGGGCCCGGTGCTCGCGGCGGGCGGCACCGGACCGGGCGACGCGACGCCCGCGCAGCTGCAGCTCGCCACGACCACCCTTACGGCGGGGCAGCCCTTCACGGTGACGGGAAGCGGCTTCGGTGCGGGCGAGCGCATCGAGTTCACACTGTTCTCGACGCCCACCTCGCTCGGCAGCGCCGAAAGCGACGCCGAGGGCACCCTCACCGCCACGCTCACGGTTCCGGCCGGCATCGAGGAGGGGGCGCATACGCTGCGGGCCGCCAGCGCGGACTCGGCGGACATCGCCGAGATCGCAGTGACCGTGAAGGCCGCTGCGGGCACCGGCGGGGCGATCCCTGGATCCGATCCGGCGGGCGGATCCCCATCCGGCCCGCTCGCCAGCACCGGCCTGGCCATCGGCTGGTCGCTCGCCGGAGCGGCAGCGCTCGTCGCGGCGGGCCTGCTTCTGGTGCTGCGCCGCCGCCGCCGTTCCGTCTCGTAG
- a CDS encoding sugar ABC transporter permease, with translation MTTLLERPSSPSPSPSVVSRLKPNLETLPTLAAIVIFVGMIIYGEIAYGRIVQFSTISNLFINNAYLIILAVGLTFVILTGGIDLSVGAVIAISSLVGVMLANAGWNPLVVIVLMILIGSVFGAASGILIQYFNVQPFIATLAMMFLARGLASMLSTTPERLADDSPIRSLSTEWKVIDGPKINDLVTTPNVLIAVVVVIVAFYLLHKTRFGRTVYAIGGSEQSATLMGLPVVRTKLAIYVISGTLAGLAAVVYTSKLGIAQNITGVGWELDAIAAVIIGGTLLTGGAGFVLGSVIGTLVLGLMNVLITRDGSIPPEATTIITGGILLVFVLLQRLVVSRKRKT, from the coding sequence ATGACCACCCTGCTCGAACGACCGTCGTCCCCCAGCCCGTCACCTTCCGTGGTGTCGCGGCTGAAGCCCAACCTCGAGACGCTGCCCACGCTGGCCGCCATCGTGATCTTCGTCGGCATGATCATCTACGGCGAGATCGCCTACGGACGCATCGTGCAGTTCTCGACGATCTCGAACCTGTTCATCAACAACGCCTACCTGATCATCCTGGCCGTCGGCCTCACCTTCGTGATCCTGACGGGCGGCATCGACCTGTCGGTGGGCGCCGTCATCGCCATCAGCAGCCTGGTGGGGGTGATGCTCGCCAACGCGGGGTGGAATCCCCTCGTCGTGATCGTGCTGATGATTTTGATCGGCTCGGTCTTCGGGGCGGCGTCGGGGATCCTCATCCAGTACTTCAACGTGCAGCCGTTCATCGCGACGCTGGCGATGATGTTCTTGGCCAGGGGCCTCGCATCGATGCTCTCGACCACGCCGGAGCGCCTCGCGGACGACTCGCCCATCCGCAGCCTCTCGACCGAGTGGAAGGTGATCGACGGGCCCAAGATCAACGACCTGGTGACGACGCCGAACGTGCTCATCGCGGTCGTGGTGGTGATCGTCGCCTTCTATCTGCTGCACAAGACCCGCTTCGGTCGCACGGTCTACGCGATCGGCGGCTCTGAGCAGTCGGCCACGCTGATGGGTCTGCCCGTGGTGCGCACCAAGCTCGCCATCTATGTGATCAGCGGAACCCTCGCGGGCCTCGCCGCCGTGGTCTACACGTCGAAGCTCGGCATCGCCCAGAACATCACGGGCGTGGGCTGGGAGCTCGACGCCATTGCTGCCGTCATCATCGGCGGCACGCTGTTGACCGGCGGCGCCGGCTTCGTGCTCGGCTCGGTGATCGGCACCCTGGTGCTCGGTCTCATGAATGTGCTCATCACCCGCGATGGCAGCATCCCGCCCGAGGCGACCACCATCATCACCGGCGGCATCCTGCTGGTGTTCGTGCTGCTGCAGAGGCTCGTCGTCTCGCGCAAACGCAAGACCTAG
- a CDS encoding ABC transporter permease — MSNASRTSGPAASFATSSVKQPYIWAIVALVLLLIINLIKDPSYLGISVNSATGDLSGNLIDILRASAPIMMIAVGMTLVIATRGIDLSVGSVMAVAGAVSMEFMQNAGDGSLGTALMAIALAIGISAFLGVINGVLVSIVGLQPFITTLIMMLAGRGLAKVITSGQNTSASNEFFRWIANGTVLGFPVVFVIGGIIVALVAVLVRRSALGLMIESIGINPKAARMAGIRPVGLLIFVYILSAILAAVAGIFSVASVMTVEVAKTGYSSEMDAILAVVIGGTSLAGGKFSLTGSVIGALLIATLDKTIVFLSIPSSATPAFKAIVIVVICLLQSQRVRALFSQRRARTSTPRKEAVSV, encoded by the coding sequence ATGTCGAATGCGTCCCGCACCTCCGGTCCCGCGGCCTCCTTCGCCACCAGCAGCGTGAAGCAGCCCTACATCTGGGCGATCGTGGCCCTGGTGCTGCTGCTCATCATCAACCTGATCAAAGACCCGTCGTACCTCGGCATCTCGGTTAACTCCGCGACCGGCGATCTCTCGGGCAACCTCATCGACATCCTGCGGGCCAGCGCGCCGATCATGATGATCGCAGTGGGCATGACCCTTGTGATCGCGACCAGGGGCATCGACCTGTCGGTCGGCTCGGTCATGGCGGTCGCCGGTGCGGTGTCGATGGAGTTCATGCAGAACGCGGGCGACGGCTCCCTGGGCACCGCGCTCATGGCCATCGCGCTCGCCATCGGCATCAGCGCCTTCCTCGGCGTGATCAACGGCGTGCTCGTCTCGATCGTGGGGCTGCAGCCGTTCATCACCACGCTCATCATGATGCTCGCCGGCCGCGGCCTCGCCAAGGTGATCACCTCGGGTCAGAACACATCGGCCAGCAACGAGTTCTTCCGCTGGATCGCGAACGGCACCGTCCTCGGCTTCCCCGTGGTCTTCGTGATCGGCGGAATCATCGTGGCGCTCGTCGCCGTGCTGGTGCGCAGGAGCGCCCTCGGCCTGATGATCGAGTCGATCGGCATCAACCCGAAGGCCGCGCGCATGGCCGGCATCCGGCCCGTGGGCCTGCTCATCTTCGTCTACATCTTGAGCGCGATCCTGGCGGCGGTGGCCGGCATCTTCAGTGTGGCCAGCGTGATGACCGTCGAGGTGGCCAAGACCGGCTACTCGTCGGAGATGGACGCGATCCTCGCCGTGGTGATCGGCGGCACCTCGCTGGCCGGCGGCAAGTTCTCGCTGACCGGCAGCGTGATCGGGGCGCTGCTCATCGCCACCCTCGACAAGACCATCGTGTTCCTCTCGATTCCGTCGTCGGCCACCCCCGCCTTCAAGGCGATCGTCATCGTGGTCATCTGCCTGCTGCAATCGCAGCGGGTCAGGGCCCTGTTCAGCCAGCGGCGCGCGAGAACCAGCACGCCACGAAAGGAGGCGGTGTCGGTATGA
- a CDS encoding family 43 glycosylhydrolase: protein MLTAFAVAFSTLLVAPQASAAPAEGDLLLHYDFSAVTGTTVPDSSLNSNDGEIKGVGAVVTGSELALPGGASNSNGAFVQLPTGLFDGRDTLTISTWLRNEKGAGNYAAMFFGSASNPPAQYWLLNPKNPAGLFKSVITNGSDAGAPWGTEAGISPTNAGSGIAGPATSDAWGLYTTVIEPTRITGYLDGKKIGSVPTTRTVSQFGSNLLSFIGKSSYADDLYKGGVRDVKVWTAALDDASIAAEYYGGVDEATVQAALAADADALAPGSGAVTTDRTLPTTGGNGSTISWSSDRPDTIASDGTVIRPTEGGDVPVTLTATLSLAGRSLTRTFSFIVLADTPQNNLRVAVDGFDLAVTRASSDIGLAASVGDVAVTWATSDAAAISTDGRVSRAAAEKAVTLTATFSLDGQSASREFAVAVLAEDAGRIGSYIVDGDTTRTDVLHLAASTSAAAGGDFEPLNNGRGVLYPSLGSAKLGPPVLVRAPDGAFRLVSIENGSGTRLYVYDSANLTAFTNERLVSFVPAGVTATDLSAVYDNGIRGYRLGYTGQGGARLEVTTSDFVSFSAPVAATARVAAVDGDFPSGSTGASSVGVTATEYDLVTSTFSRVVNTGVRAFADVAIGEGEAPSLPETATVEYSSGDTSSMPVQWDADDLAAVASAGPGTYTVGGTVTRPTFPDPLVERRADPDVTLGDDGKYYFTGSYPMTYENDPNGYDRIVLRSADTIQGLKNAPEATIWHEKDDAALSRFIWAPELEKIGDDWYILFTAARNGVWDIRPAMLKFTGASFGGDAALDPANWTSLGQVKAAPGDTEAFTHFSLDMTHFESDGRHYVVWAETGVGGSTLRMAETDPANPNQLISASFLLSTPTLAWEKNGDQAIDEGPAVIQKNGKVIIAFSASSVDDKYCVGVLTADSAADLLDPNSWTKNPYPLLTSDDVPGQVGPGHNSFTVDEYGNPVIVYHSRTVNDSSNPGEATDAGLFDPRRHARAALVHFTSAGLPVFAMTADEELAPSNAAVSVRVVVGDGGVIVAPQPGAAVISVSSPSVVAGDSVTVTGRGFASGESVALTLFSDPVSLGRATTDATGAFSATVRIPLATPTGSHTVRAAGEAASADAALTVLARASVAGVDELDAAPGSGSGGPLAMTGSGALFTGLGALALLLAGALVFARRRRVS, encoded by the coding sequence ATGCTCACCGCGTTCGCGGTGGCCTTCAGCACCCTGCTCGTCGCGCCGCAGGCATCCGCCGCCCCGGCCGAGGGCGATCTGCTGCTGCACTACGACTTCAGCGCGGTGACGGGCACGACCGTGCCGGATTCGTCGCTTAACTCGAACGACGGCGAGATCAAGGGCGTCGGCGCCGTGGTGACGGGCTCCGAGCTCGCGCTGCCCGGGGGTGCGAGCAACAGCAACGGCGCATTCGTGCAGCTGCCGACCGGGCTGTTCGACGGCCGCGACACGCTCACGATCTCCACGTGGCTGCGCAACGAGAAGGGCGCGGGCAACTACGCCGCGATGTTCTTCGGCTCGGCGAGCAACCCGCCGGCCCAGTACTGGCTGCTGAACCCCAAGAACCCGGCGGGGCTGTTCAAGTCGGTGATCACGAACGGCAGCGACGCGGGCGCCCCGTGGGGAACGGAGGCGGGCATCTCGCCCACCAACGCGGGTAGCGGAATAGCGGGACCCGCGACATCCGATGCCTGGGGGCTCTATACGACGGTGATCGAGCCGACCCGCATCACCGGGTACCTCGACGGCAAGAAGATCGGCAGCGTGCCCACCACCCGCACGGTGAGCCAATTCGGCTCGAACCTCCTGTCGTTCATCGGCAAGTCGTCGTACGCCGACGACCTCTATAAGGGAGGAGTGCGCGACGTGAAGGTGTGGACGGCGGCCCTCGATGACGCCTCGATCGCGGCCGAGTACTACGGCGGGGTCGACGAGGCCACGGTGCAGGCGGCGCTCGCGGCCGATGCCGATGCGCTCGCTCCAGGATCGGGCGCTGTCACGACCGATCGCACCCTCCCGACCACGGGCGGCAACGGCTCGACGATTTCCTGGTCATCCGACAGGCCAGACACGATCGCGAGCGACGGAACGGTGATCCGCCCGACCGAGGGAGGCGACGTTCCGGTGACCCTCACGGCCACCCTCTCGCTGGCAGGCCGCTCGCTCACCCGCACGTTCTCGTTCATCGTGCTGGCCGACACCCCGCAGAACAACCTGCGGGTGGCCGTCGACGGCTTCGACCTCGCGGTGACCCGGGCGAGCTCAGACATCGGGCTGGCCGCGTCGGTCGGCGACGTCGCCGTCACCTGGGCCACATCGGATGCCGCCGCCATCTCGACCGACGGCCGGGTGAGCCGGGCCGCGGCCGAGAAGGCGGTCACGCTCACCGCTACGTTCAGCCTCGACGGCCAGAGCGCGAGCCGCGAGTTCGCGGTCGCCGTGCTGGCAGAAGACGCCGGGCGGATCGGCTCCTACATCGTCGACGGTGACACGACGCGCACCGATGTGCTGCACCTGGCCGCGTCGACGTCGGCCGCTGCCGGCGGCGACTTCGAGCCCCTCAACAACGGGCGCGGGGTGCTCTATCCCTCTCTCGGCTCGGCGAAGCTCGGGCCGCCGGTGCTGGTGCGCGCACCCGACGGGGCCTTCCGCCTCGTGTCGATCGAGAACGGTTCGGGCACGCGGCTGTACGTCTACGACTCGGCGAACCTCACCGCCTTCACGAACGAGCGCCTCGTGTCGTTCGTGCCGGCCGGGGTCACCGCCACCGACCTGTCTGCCGTGTACGACAACGGCATTCGTGGCTACCGTCTGGGCTACACGGGCCAGGGTGGAGCCCGCCTCGAGGTCACCACCAGCGACTTCGTGAGCTTCAGCGCACCTGTCGCGGCGACGGCGAGGGTCGCCGCCGTCGACGGCGACTTCCCTTCCGGATCGACCGGTGCATCCAGCGTCGGAGTCACGGCGACCGAGTATGACCTCGTGACCTCGACCTTCAGCCGCGTGGTCAATACCGGAGTGCGGGCGTTCGCCGACGTGGCGATCGGCGAGGGCGAGGCGCCCTCGCTGCCAGAGACCGCGACGGTCGAGTACTCGAGCGGTGACACCTCGTCGATGCCCGTCCAGTGGGATGCCGACGACCTCGCGGCGGTCGCGTCCGCCGGGCCCGGCACATACACGGTCGGCGGAACCGTCACGCGCCCGACGTTCCCCGACCCGCTCGTCGAGCGACGCGCCGATCCGGATGTGACCCTCGGCGACGACGGGAAGTACTACTTCACCGGCTCGTACCCCATGACGTATGAGAACGACCCGAACGGCTACGACCGCATCGTGCTGCGTAGCGCCGACACGATCCAGGGGCTGAAGAACGCCCCCGAAGCGACGATCTGGCATGAGAAGGACGACGCGGCGCTCAGCCGCTTCATCTGGGCGCCCGAGCTCGAAAAGATCGGCGACGACTGGTACATCCTGTTCACGGCAGCACGAAACGGGGTCTGGGACATCCGGCCGGCGATGCTCAAGTTCACGGGCGCCTCCTTCGGCGGCGACGCGGCGCTCGACCCGGCCAACTGGACGAGCCTCGGCCAGGTGAAGGCTGCCCCCGGCGACACCGAGGCGTTCACGCACTTCTCCCTCGACATGACGCACTTCGAATCCGACGGCCGGCACTACGTGGTCTGGGCCGAGACGGGCGTGGGTGGATCGACGCTGCGCATGGCCGAGACCGACCCGGCGAACCCGAACCAGCTGATCTCTGCATCGTTCCTGCTCTCGACGCCGACGCTCGCGTGGGAGAAGAACGGCGACCAAGCGATCGACGAGGGCCCCGCCGTGATCCAGAAAAACGGCAAGGTCATCATCGCCTTCTCGGCGTCGTCGGTCGACGACAAGTACTGCGTCGGTGTGCTCACCGCGGACTCCGCCGCCGATCTGCTCGATCCGAACTCGTGGACGAAGAACCCGTATCCGCTGCTCACGAGCGACGACGTTCCCGGGCAGGTGGGCCCCGGCCACAACTCGTTCACCGTCGACGAATACGGCAACCCCGTGATCGTGTACCACTCGCGCACCGTGAACGACTCGTCCAACCCGGGCGAGGCCACGGATGCCGGGCTGTTCGACCCCCGTAGGCACGCCCGCGCCGCGCTGGTGCACTTCACGAGCGCAGGTCTTCCGGTGTTCGCGATGACCGCCGACGAGGAGCTGGCCCCGTCGAACGCCGCCGTTTCTGTGCGCGTGGTGGTCGGCGACGGCGGCGTGATCGTGGCGCCGCAGCCCGGGGCCGCAGTGATCTCGGTGAGCAGTCCGAGCGTCGTCGCGGGCGACAGCGTCACGGTCACGGGTCGCGGCTTCGCGTCGGGGGAGAGCGTCGCGCTGACGCTGTTCTCCGATCCGGTGTCGCTGGGGCGGGCCACGACCGACGCGACAGGCGCGTTCTCGGCGACCGTGCGCATCCCGCTGGCGACCCCGACCGGCTCGCATACCGTGCGGGCGGCGGGTGAGGCTGCCTCGGCCGACGCGGCGCTGACGGTGCTGGCTCGAGCCAGCGTCGCCGGTGTCGACGAGTTGGATGCGGCACCGGGCTCAGGCTCGGGCGGCCCACTGGCGATGACCGGCTCGGGCGCCCTGTTCACCGGACTGGGAGCGCTCGCGCTTCTGCTGGCCGGCGCGCTCGTGTTCGCTCGACGCCGGCGGGTGTCGTAA